In one Arenibacter antarcticus genomic region, the following are encoded:
- a CDS encoding AraC family transcriptional regulator, translating to MEEKNIARGSFEEVFVEDGFFLLKIQNDSVDNQMVTREIDSTFIQFHFCLKGSAKFIFNEGRYALEVTEENSLLLYNTQVDLPLNLVLNAHSWMVSVVMTIRKFHSLFSKEANYIPFLSAENKDKKYYSQEPVSPAIAVVLSQVMNYNLHRSIKELYVKGKVYELISLYFNKSEDADMENCPFLVDEDNVRRIRKAKEIIIARMAEPPTLVELSEEIGLSLKKLKDGFKQIYGDSVFSFLFDYKMEYARKMLETGKYNVNEVGLKVGYSTASHFISAFKKRYGTTPKKYLMSLANG from the coding sequence ATGGAAGAAAAAAACATCGCTCGAGGTTCATTTGAGGAGGTATTTGTTGAAGATGGATTTTTTTTGCTAAAAATTCAGAATGATAGTGTTGATAATCAAATGGTTACAAGGGAAATAGACAGTACTTTTATTCAATTTCATTTTTGTTTAAAAGGCAGTGCTAAGTTTATTTTTAATGAAGGTAGGTATGCCTTGGAGGTTACCGAGGAAAATTCTTTATTGCTCTACAATACTCAAGTTGATCTGCCTCTTAACCTAGTATTGAATGCTCATTCTTGGATGGTTTCCGTGGTGATGACCATTCGTAAGTTTCATTCTCTTTTTTCCAAGGAGGCCAATTATATTCCTTTTTTAAGTGCAGAGAACAAGGATAAGAAATATTATTCCCAAGAGCCGGTATCCCCAGCAATAGCCGTAGTTTTAAGTCAGGTTATGAATTACAACCTGCATCGGTCTATCAAGGAATTATATGTAAAGGGTAAGGTGTATGAGCTAATTTCCCTTTACTTTAATAAGAGCGAGGATGCGGATATGGAAAATTGTCCATTTTTAGTGGATGAGGATAATGTAAGAAGGATACGTAAGGCTAAAGAAATAATTATTGCCCGGATGGCTGAACCGCCCACTTTGGTAGAACTCTCGGAGGAAATAGGGCTGAGCCTTAAAAAATTAAAAGATGGCTTCAAGCAAATCTATGGGGATTCCGTGTTCAGTTTTCTGTTTGATTATAAAATGGAATATGCTCGTAAAATGTTAGAAACAGGCAAATACAATGTAAATGAAGTAGGTTTAAAGGTGGGGTATAGTACCGCGAGCCATTTTATCTCGGCCTTTAAGAAACGGTACGGGACTACTCCCAAAAAATATCTAATGTCTTTGGCTAACGGATAA
- the hemF gene encoding oxygen-dependent coproporphyrinogen oxidase, which translates to MKSKFYAYILQLQNKITEKLEEVDGSAVFKEDLWVRSEGGGGRSRVIENGAVFEKGGVNISAVHGALPESMQNYFGTKDADFYACGLSLVLHPKNPMVPTVHANWRYFEMYDKEGNLMDQWFGGGQDLTPYYLFDEDAKHFHSICKNACDKHHPEFYPKYKEKCDQYFWNSHRNEARGVGGLFYDYCKATDQMSMEDWYNFETEVGNSFLEAYVPIVEKRKQLPYTKEQREWQEIRRGRYVEFNLVHDKGTLFGLKTNGRIESILMSLPPHVQWRYDHHPEKGSEEERLLKVLAQPKDWV; encoded by the coding sequence ATGAAAAGTAAATTTTACGCCTACATTCTACAACTTCAAAATAAAATAACCGAAAAATTAGAGGAAGTTGACGGTTCCGCTGTTTTTAAAGAAGACCTATGGGTACGCTCGGAAGGGGGTGGTGGCCGATCTAGAGTTATAGAAAACGGTGCAGTCTTTGAGAAAGGGGGAGTTAATATTTCCGCAGTTCACGGTGCATTGCCAGAGAGTATGCAAAACTATTTTGGCACCAAGGACGCGGATTTTTATGCGTGCGGATTAAGTCTGGTCCTTCACCCTAAGAACCCTATGGTGCCCACCGTACACGCCAACTGGCGTTATTTTGAAATGTACGATAAGGAAGGTAATTTAATGGACCAATGGTTCGGTGGCGGACAAGATCTCACCCCATATTATCTGTTTGACGAAGATGCCAAACATTTCCATTCCATCTGCAAAAACGCATGTGACAAACACCATCCCGAATTTTACCCCAAGTATAAGGAAAAATGCGACCAGTATTTTTGGAATTCCCATAGGAACGAGGCCAGAGGGGTAGGTGGACTTTTCTATGACTACTGCAAGGCTACGGACCAAATGAGCATGGAAGATTGGTACAATTTTGAAACAGAAGTAGGAAACAGTTTTTTAGAGGCCTACGTTCCCATTGTAGAAAAAAGAAAACAGCTGCCCTATACCAAAGAACAACGAGAATGGCAAGAAATCCGTCGTGGAAGGTATGTGGAATTTAACCTGGTGCACGACAAGGGAACCCTATTCGGACTAAAAACCAACGGGAGAATAGAGAGTATTCTGATGAGTTTACCACCACATGTGCAATGGCGTTATGACCATCATCCAGAAAAAGGAAGCGAAGAAGAGCGTTTATTAAAAGTACTCGCCCAACCAAAAGACTGGGTATAA
- the hemE gene encoding uroporphyrinogen decarboxylase: protein MSIKNDLFLRALKGETVERPPVWMMRQAGRYLPEFMAIRDKYDFFTRCRTPELASEITVQPIRRFGMDAAILFSDILVIPQAMNIEVEMKPNFGPYLPNPVRDQKGVDNVIVPDVNVELDYVMQAIKATKELLNDDIPLIGFAGSPWTILCYVVQGEGSKTFDKAKEFCFTNPVAAHQLLQKITDTTIAYLKAKVNAGVNAVQVFDSWGGMLSPVDYQEFSFQYIQQIIDALKDETPVIVFGKGCWFALGDMAKSGAAALGVDWTCSPRNARFLSGGQITLQGNFDPTRLLSPPAVIKKMVTQMINEFGKDKYVVNLGHGILPHIPLDNAKAFIDAVKEYGN from the coding sequence ATGAGCATAAAAAACGATTTATTCCTAAGAGCGTTAAAAGGAGAAACAGTAGAACGACCCCCGGTATGGATGATGCGTCAAGCGGGAAGGTATTTGCCCGAATTTATGGCCATCCGCGATAAATACGATTTTTTTACACGTTGTAGAACTCCGGAACTGGCGAGCGAAATTACCGTACAACCCATTCGAAGATTCGGGATGGATGCCGCAATTTTGTTCAGTGACATCTTGGTGATTCCACAGGCAATGAATATTGAAGTAGAGATGAAACCCAATTTCGGCCCCTATTTACCCAATCCTGTAAGAGATCAGAAGGGCGTGGATAATGTAATTGTCCCCGACGTAAATGTAGAATTGGATTATGTAATGCAGGCCATAAAGGCCACTAAGGAATTATTGAACGATGACATCCCATTAATCGGTTTCGCAGGTTCTCCGTGGACCATTTTATGCTATGTGGTGCAAGGAGAAGGCAGCAAAACCTTTGACAAGGCTAAGGAATTCTGTTTTACAAATCCGGTAGCGGCCCATCAGTTGTTACAAAAAATCACAGATACTACCATTGCCTACTTAAAAGCAAAAGTAAATGCAGGTGTAAATGCCGTTCAGGTGTTCGATTCTTGGGGAGGCATGCTTTCTCCTGTTGACTATCAAGAATTTTCATTCCAGTACATCCAACAGATTATAGATGCCTTAAAAGATGAGACTCCAGTAATCGTTTTTGGAAAAGGATGCTGGTTTGCCTTAGGCGATATGGCAAAATCAGGTGCTGCAGCCCTAGGGGTAGACTGGACCTGTTCCCCTAGAAATGCAAGATTCCTTTCCGGAGGCCAAATTACGCTTCAAGGGAATTTTGACCCCACAAGACTGTTGTCGCCACCGGCAGTAATCAAGAAAATGGTCACCCAAATGATCAACGAATTTGGGAAAGATAAATATGTGGTAAACTTAGGCCACGGAATCCTACCGCACATACCTTTGGACAATGCCAAGGCGTTTATAGACGCGGTAAAAGAATACGGAAACTAA
- a CDS encoding EI24 domain-containing protein: MIKHILSGIKAYSGTFKIISQLGLWKYFWIPILISMVTAAIIFSLAYTLSDTIGGFISQVWPWEWGKHTVFIISEVFGGMLILVLGFILYKHLVMALSAPFMSPVSEKIEAHLLGKEAHSHRNTSFLQQLWRGLRINLRNLGMELLWTLPILLFSLIPIIGVVATFLLLLVQAYYAGFGNMDYTLERHFNYCDSVRFVKQNKGLAIGNGIVFMLFLFIPIIGVILVLPLSVTAATTRTVALLNPEKVN; encoded by the coding sequence ATGATTAAACATATTCTAAGCGGTATCAAAGCCTATTCGGGTACTTTTAAAATCATTTCCCAACTAGGGCTATGGAAGTACTTCTGGATCCCGATCCTTATAAGCATGGTTACAGCTGCCATAATCTTTTCACTCGCTTATACCCTGTCAGATACTATTGGCGGATTTATTTCCCAAGTTTGGCCATGGGAGTGGGGCAAACATACCGTATTCATTATAAGTGAAGTATTTGGCGGCATGCTGATCCTTGTACTGGGATTTATACTCTACAAACATTTGGTAATGGCACTCTCCGCTCCCTTTATGAGCCCAGTATCCGAGAAAATAGAGGCCCACTTGCTGGGGAAAGAAGCCCATAGCCATAGAAACACGAGTTTCCTTCAGCAGCTATGGCGTGGACTACGCATAAATTTACGAAATCTAGGGATGGAATTACTATGGACCCTTCCAATCTTATTATTTAGTCTTATTCCCATAATTGGAGTGGTAGCTACCTTTTTACTTTTGTTAGTACAAGCCTACTATGCCGGATTTGGTAATATGGACTACACTTTGGAACGACATTTTAATTATTGCGATAGTGTACGCTTTGTTAAACAAAACAAAGGCCTGGCCATAGGAAATGGAATTGTATTTATGCTCTTCCTTTTTATTCCTATTATTGGGGTAATATTGGTATTGCCACTATCGGTAACGGCAGCAACCACCAGGACGGTTGCACTTTTAAATCCGGAAAAGGTGAATTGA
- a CDS encoding uroporphyrinogen-III synthase encodes MSISLLSTKILSTSQKDLLNHPQFLIEEYDALKIAFLDQEIDTSYKNVIFTSQNTVKAYLNCLKKTADLNKDNVNKPNYSQIKAFCVGEKTKALLEKNGIHVVAATHYGAELAQILVTQFSKESFLFLCGNKRRYEIPTRLIANNIDFKEQVVYQNSPNPQTFTTQFNGILFFSPTGIESYRIQNSIHDSVAFCIGTTTAEEARKHTSNIIIAKKPTVESVLEKVAEHYKSIIN; translated from the coding sequence ATGAGCATAAGCCTACTATCCACCAAAATACTTAGTACGTCCCAAAAGGACCTACTAAACCATCCCCAATTCCTAATTGAGGAGTATGATGCACTTAAAATCGCCTTTCTTGATCAAGAAATCGACACTTCCTATAAAAATGTCATTTTTACCAGTCAAAATACAGTTAAGGCTTATCTAAATTGCCTCAAAAAAACAGCTGACCTCAACAAGGATAATGTTAATAAACCCAATTACTCCCAGATAAAAGCGTTTTGTGTGGGGGAAAAAACCAAGGCTTTATTAGAGAAAAATGGCATTCATGTGGTAGCGGCGACCCACTATGGTGCAGAATTGGCACAAATACTGGTCACACAATTCTCAAAAGAATCGTTTCTATTCCTGTGTGGCAATAAAAGACGGTACGAGATCCCTACCAGATTAATAGCAAATAATATCGATTTTAAAGAACAGGTGGTGTATCAAAATAGTCCTAACCCACAAACCTTTACCACCCAATTTAATGGTATACTATTTTTTAGTCCAACCGGTATAGAAAGTTATCGGATCCAGAATTCTATACATGACAGTGTTGCTTTTTGCATCGGGACCACTACCGCAGAAGAAGCTAGAAAACACACCTCAAATATAATTATCGCCAAGAAACCAACGGTGGAAAGTGTCTTGGAAAAGGTAGCTGAACATTATAAATCTATAATAAATTAA
- a CDS encoding Gfo/Idh/MocA family protein, with protein sequence MNKKKPTKANASRRSFIKKGAMASSIFIVPRFVMGGVGYTAPSDRLNLAAIGSGGKGASDIRNASVGGREKVVALCDVDFSGSATKSVSQFPKAKLYADFREMLDKEKGIDAVTISTPDHVHGPAAAYAMERGVHVYVQKPMTHNIREARVLTEMARDKKIVTQMGNQGGSNPLLGMVQKWIDSGVLGKISKVQVWTNRPVWPQGGAMPLPDPSSKPKDLNWDLWLGPAALKPYTPNMHPFGWRGWWDYGTGALGDVGCHLIDIPFRTLGLKYPTDAECSVGAVYTKMWSPDYQPEGCPASSFITLHFAATEKSGSPIEMTWSDGGIRPAHPEIIPADHEIGGENSLNGVLIIGENGIISTNINDSSPLMPKLYLNDGTTDFGPEEESNDEPEYGHQRLWVEACKAGFGSKEHLGLTSSFDYAGPMTETVLMGNLAIRSYLLQRENEKGKMDFFARKKLLWDGENMRITNQEEANQFVTRKYRDGFVV encoded by the coding sequence ATGAATAAAAAAAAACCGACCAAAGCCAACGCTTCGCGCCGTTCGTTTATTAAAAAAGGGGCTATGGCCTCGTCCATTTTTATTGTACCTAGATTTGTGATGGGTGGAGTGGGGTATACCGCCCCCAGTGACCGTTTAAACTTGGCCGCCATAGGTTCTGGTGGTAAAGGAGCAAGTGATATTCGAAACGCATCCGTAGGCGGGCGTGAGAAAGTTGTTGCTCTCTGCGATGTGGATTTCTCAGGATCAGCAACTAAATCTGTTTCTCAATTTCCCAAAGCAAAATTATATGCGGATTTTAGGGAAATGTTGGATAAGGAAAAAGGTATTGATGCAGTGACCATTTCTACTCCAGACCATGTTCATGGCCCGGCTGCGGCGTATGCTATGGAACGCGGGGTACACGTTTATGTGCAAAAACCCATGACCCATAATATAAGAGAGGCCAGAGTACTCACCGAAATGGCACGGGATAAGAAAATTGTGACTCAGATGGGGAATCAGGGAGGATCCAATCCACTTTTGGGAATGGTTCAAAAATGGATAGATTCTGGAGTTTTGGGAAAAATATCTAAGGTACAGGTATGGACCAACCGTCCGGTGTGGCCACAAGGTGGTGCCATGCCCCTGCCAGACCCCAGCTCCAAGCCCAAAGATCTTAATTGGGACCTTTGGCTGGGACCGGCAGCACTTAAACCCTATACACCAAATATGCATCCCTTTGGTTGGAGGGGATGGTGGGATTACGGAACCGGTGCCCTTGGGGATGTAGGATGTCATTTGATCGACATCCCCTTCCGTACTTTGGGCCTTAAATACCCTACAGATGCGGAATGTAGTGTTGGCGCAGTATATACCAAGATGTGGAGTCCGGACTATCAACCTGAAGGCTGTCCCGCTTCCTCTTTTATAACCCTACATTTTGCTGCCACAGAAAAAAGTGGTTCTCCAATAGAAATGACATGGAGCGATGGGGGAATTAGACCTGCACATCCCGAGATTATTCCTGCCGATCATGAAATTGGAGGTGAGAATAGTTTAAATGGCGTTTTAATCATTGGGGAAAATGGAATTATTTCTACTAATATAAATGACAGTTCCCCATTAATGCCAAAGTTATATTTGAATGATGGTACTACGGATTTTGGTCCTGAGGAAGAATCCAATGACGAACCGGAATACGGACATCAGCGCTTATGGGTAGAGGCCTGCAAAGCTGGTTTTGGAAGTAAGGAACATCTTGGGCTTACTTCTTCCTTTGATTATGCCGGCCCTATGACGGAGACTGTTTTAATGGGTAATCTGGCTATAAGAAGTTATCTTTTACAACGGGAAAATGAAAAAGGGAAAATGGATTTCTTTGCCCGTAAAAAATTGTTGTGGGATGGGGAAAATATGCGGATTACCAACCAGGAAGAAGCGAATCAGTTTGTGACTCGGAAGTATAGGGACGGTTTTGTAGTATAA
- the hemC gene encoding hydroxymethylbilane synthase has product MEMKTIRIGTRDSQLALWQAHTVQSELEALGFKTEIVSVKSTGDLLLNKPLYELGITGIFTKTLDVAMINGNVDIAVHSMKDVPTRLPKGIIQTAVLPRANTRDILVYKELDFLNGEGTVATGSLRRQAQWLNKYPTHNVTDIRGNVNTRLKKLQDNPWNAAIFAKAGLERIEVLPENHIDLDWMIPAPAQGAMVVVTMESDSFSTEAVQKLNHLPTEICTHVEREFLQVLEGGCTAPIGALATIVNDNLHFEGMLLSLDGKQKMATKKTIPSKDYKGFGKACAIEILDRGGRELMVKIKKELA; this is encoded by the coding sequence ATCGAAATGAAAACAATAAGAATAGGCACACGGGATAGTCAACTTGCACTATGGCAAGCCCATACCGTACAGTCAGAATTAGAGGCATTAGGCTTTAAGACCGAAATTGTATCCGTGAAATCCACTGGTGATCTGCTACTCAATAAACCCCTTTACGAACTTGGGATTACAGGAATCTTCACCAAAACCCTAGATGTCGCCATGATCAATGGCAATGTGGATATTGCAGTGCACTCCATGAAGGATGTACCAACACGCCTGCCCAAAGGTATAATTCAAACAGCAGTCCTACCAAGGGCCAATACCCGAGATATTCTGGTCTATAAGGAACTCGATTTCCTTAACGGAGAAGGTACCGTAGCCACCGGAAGCTTAAGACGGCAAGCACAGTGGCTCAACAAATATCCTACCCATAATGTTACTGATATCCGTGGCAATGTAAATACCCGCCTTAAAAAACTTCAAGATAACCCTTGGAATGCGGCCATATTTGCCAAGGCTGGACTAGAAAGAATTGAAGTACTTCCTGAAAATCATATAGATTTGGACTGGATGATCCCTGCACCAGCACAAGGGGCCATGGTAGTAGTTACCATGGAAAGCGATTCTTTTTCTACGGAAGCAGTCCAAAAACTGAACCACCTACCCACAGAAATATGCACCCACGTGGAACGCGAATTCCTGCAGGTATTAGAAGGAGGTTGTACCGCACCAATTGGCGCTTTAGCTACCATAGTAAATGACAATTTACATTTCGAAGGGATGCTATTATCGCTGGATGGCAAACAGAAAATGGCCACCAAGAAAACAATCCCAAGTAAAGATTACAAAGGCTTTGGAAAGGCTTGCGCTATAGAAATTTTAGATCGAGGGGGTAGAGAGTTGATGGTGAAGATTAAAAAAGAACTGGCATAA
- a CDS encoding YchJ family protein — protein sequence MNCPCGTNKSYTDCCEVAHKNLSAVATAKQLMRSRYTAFVLANGNYLMDSHHKSSRPLKEKNSIIAWAKSVSWIRLEILDTSMGGENDLRGTVTFNAFFFENGKVEVIHEKSDFTKEKGVWQYLGLAQ from the coding sequence ATGAACTGCCCTTGCGGAACCAATAAATCCTATACTGACTGCTGCGAAGTGGCGCATAAAAATCTATCTGCAGTAGCTACTGCCAAACAATTGATGCGCTCCAGATATACAGCTTTTGTTTTGGCAAACGGAAATTATCTAATGGATAGCCATCACAAAAGCAGCCGACCGTTAAAGGAAAAGAACTCTATTATTGCATGGGCAAAATCCGTCAGTTGGATCCGTTTGGAGATTTTAGACACCTCCATGGGGGGTGAAAACGACCTTAGAGGCACCGTTACTTTTAATGCCTTTTTCTTTGAAAATGGAAAGGTGGAAGTTATCCATGAGAAGTCGGACTTTACAAAGGAGAAAGGTGTTTGGCAGTATTTGGGATTAGCCCAATAA
- a CDS encoding GNAT family N-acetyltransferase, which translates to MKIDILQPSDVSDSVTKQVKELFAQLNGSIEQVNLAEVFKPENAITFAYCMEKDKLVGMALMCAYTVVSGYKGWVEDVVVDKAYRGQGIGRKLMEKLVDEGKRKGLSEILLFSADKRIEAIGLYKSLGFQQKESRIYVLKTS; encoded by the coding sequence ATGAAAATTGACATTTTACAGCCATCGGATGTAAGCGATAGCGTTACAAAACAAGTAAAGGAATTATTTGCTCAATTAAACGGCTCCATAGAGCAGGTGAACCTTGCAGAAGTTTTTAAACCAGAGAATGCAATTACTTTCGCCTATTGTATGGAAAAGGACAAATTGGTAGGTATGGCTCTAATGTGTGCTTATACCGTAGTGTCTGGATATAAGGGCTGGGTAGAGGATGTGGTGGTAGATAAAGCTTATCGCGGTCAAGGGATAGGACGTAAATTGATGGAAAAATTAGTGGATGAGGGCAAGCGTAAGGGGCTGTCCGAAATTCTCCTTTTTAGTGCCGATAAGCGGATAGAGGCTATTGGGCTCTATAAAAGCTTGGGATTCCAGCAAAAGGAAAGTCGCATTTATGTGTTAAAAACGAGCTAG
- the hemA gene encoding glutamyl-tRNA reductase, producing MKDYNISKHNSFYAIGLNYKKADATIRGKFSLEENSINRLLEQAKLIDIEDLLVTSTCNRTELYGFAQHPFQLIKLLCDNTKGSVEEFQEVAYIYKNNDAINHLFRMGTGLDSQILGDFEIISQLRQSFNRSKKHQMANPFLERLCNSVIQASKRIKNETEISSGATSVAFASVQYIINNIPNISEKNILLFGTGKIGRNTCENLIKHTKNSHITLINRTKDKAEKIAGKFNLIVKNYGDLQAEIRNTDVLIVATGAHSPTISKELIYTKKPLLILDLSIPKNVSENVTEMENVTVVHLDHLSQMTDDTLENRRKYVPQAEAIIEEVKDDFIKWLETRKFAPVIKALKKKLKTMKDEELDFQSKKITNFNSKQADIVTERIIQKITKQFANHLKDTKIDSDTSLELIQRVFQLDLESK from the coding sequence ATGAAAGATTATAATATTTCCAAACACAATTCGTTTTATGCCATCGGCCTTAATTACAAAAAGGCAGATGCTACGATACGCGGTAAATTTAGCTTGGAGGAGAATTCGATAAACCGACTTCTGGAACAGGCAAAGCTTATTGACATAGAAGATTTATTGGTAACCTCTACCTGTAATCGAACTGAACTATACGGTTTTGCCCAACATCCTTTTCAATTAATTAAATTGCTATGTGACAATACCAAGGGATCAGTGGAGGAATTCCAGGAAGTGGCCTATATCTACAAAAACAACGATGCCATAAACCATCTATTCCGAATGGGAACCGGTCTCGACAGTCAAATTTTAGGCGATTTTGAAATTATCAGTCAGTTGCGACAAAGTTTTAACAGGTCCAAGAAGCATCAAATGGCTAATCCGTTTTTGGAGCGCCTGTGCAACTCCGTGATCCAAGCTAGTAAACGTATAAAAAATGAGACCGAGATATCCTCTGGAGCCACCTCTGTGGCCTTCGCATCGGTACAATATATCATTAACAATATCCCCAATATATCCGAAAAGAACATTCTACTGTTTGGAACCGGGAAAATCGGAAGAAACACTTGCGAGAACCTTATAAAGCACACCAAAAACTCACATATCACCCTAATTAACCGTACTAAGGATAAGGCGGAAAAAATTGCCGGAAAATTTAATCTAATTGTAAAGAACTACGGCGACTTACAGGCGGAGATCCGTAATACGGATGTACTTATTGTAGCAACAGGTGCGCATTCTCCTACAATTTCCAAGGAGTTGATCTATACCAAAAAACCATTGTTGATCTTGGACCTATCCATTCCCAAGAACGTATCGGAAAATGTAACCGAAATGGAAAACGTAACCGTTGTTCATTTAGATCATTTATCTCAAATGACCGATGACACCTTAGAAAACAGAAGGAAGTATGTGCCACAGGCCGAAGCAATAATAGAAGAGGTTAAAGACGATTTCATCAAATGGCTGGAAACTAGAAAATTTGCTCCAGTGATCAAGGCCCTAAAGAAAAAGCTTAAAACAATGAAGGACGAAGAGTTGGATTTTCAGAGTAAAAAGATCACCAACTTTAATTCCAAGCAGGCAGATATCGTCACCGAACGCATTATTCAGAAGATTACCAAACAATTTGCCAATCATCTTAAAGACACTAAAATCGATTCTGATACAAGTTTAGAACTTATTCAACGAGTTTTTCAACTAGACCTGGAATCGAAATGA
- a CDS encoding ThuA domain-containing protein — MKLFKSASAFIALAFIIGCGSAKIEEEVILNPHLHTNPVTAAQRLVPATKINKDQVLVFSKTNGFRHSSIEKGVATLVKLGITNNFEVTQTEDSLQFNPANLQKFQLVIFLNTTMDVLGDAEEDAFEGYIQNGGSFMGIHAAADTEYEWPWYGKMVGAYFLSHPKQQDAVIEVVDHSHPATKHLASTWTHFDEWYNFKEMNPDVHVLMKLDESSYEGGKNGDNHPIAWYHEYDGGRAFYTGLGHTDEAYDDLNFRQQLIGGIEYCLGRK; from the coding sequence ATGAAACTATTTAAATCTGCCTCGGCGTTTATCGCCTTGGCCTTTATTATCGGTTGCGGAAGTGCGAAAATTGAGGAAGAGGTAATTTTAAACCCACATCTGCACACTAATCCGGTAACGGCGGCACAACGATTGGTTCCTGCTACTAAAATAAATAAGGATCAAGTGCTTGTATTTTCAAAAACTAATGGATTTCGGCATAGTTCCATAGAAAAAGGAGTGGCTACTTTGGTGAAGTTGGGAATCACCAATAATTTTGAGGTAACACAAACCGAAGATTCCCTGCAATTTAATCCTGCTAATCTCCAGAAATTCCAATTGGTCATATTTTTGAACACCACTATGGATGTGTTGGGCGATGCCGAGGAGGATGCTTTTGAGGGATATATCCAGAATGGAGGTAGTTTTATGGGAATCCATGCTGCGGCTGATACCGAATATGAGTGGCCTTGGTACGGTAAAATGGTAGGGGCCTATTTCTTAAGTCACCCTAAGCAGCAGGACGCCGTAATAGAGGTGGTAGATCATAGCCATCCAGCAACCAAACATTTGGCTTCCACTTGGACTCATTTTGATGAATGGTACAACTTTAAGGAGATGAATCCCGATGTACATGTATTGATGAAGTTGGATGAAAGTAGTTATGAGGGAGGTAAAAATGGAGATAACCATCCTATTGCCTGGTATCATGAATACGACGGTGGTAGGGCTTTTTATACCGGCCTTGGTCATACCGATGAGGCGTATGACGACCTAAATTTTAGACAACAATTGATAGGCGGAATTGAATATTGCCTAGGCAGAAAGTAA
- the hemB gene encoding porphobilinogen synthase, with protein sequence MYPLKRNRRLRTNEAIRSLVRETILSPNDFLVPLFVVEGKGVRQEIASMPNYYRFSLDILEKEVKELWAMGLKSVLLFAMIPEHLKDNKGKEALNPKGLMQRAIKTVKNACPEMLVMTDVAFDPYSSYGHDGIVEDGEIVNDDSVEILTGMSLSHAEAGADFVAPSDMMDGRILSIREALEDEGYTNTGIMAYSAKYASAFYGPFRDALDSAPGFGDKKTYQMDYANRFEAIKETEMDIDEGADIVMIKPGLCYLDIVREIKNEVDVPVAVYQVSGEYAMVKAAAEKGWLDHDAVMMEQLVAIKRAGANIIASYFARDAVKLLG encoded by the coding sequence ATGTATCCACTTAAAAGAAATAGAAGACTCCGTACCAATGAGGCCATACGTTCTTTGGTCCGGGAAACAATTCTCTCCCCAAATGATTTTTTAGTACCCCTTTTTGTTGTGGAAGGCAAGGGTGTAAGGCAAGAGATTGCCTCCATGCCCAACTATTATCGTTTTAGCTTGGACATATTGGAAAAAGAGGTCAAGGAGCTATGGGCAATGGGCTTAAAATCGGTCCTATTGTTTGCCATGATCCCAGAGCATTTAAAAGACAATAAGGGCAAGGAAGCACTAAATCCCAAAGGGCTTATGCAACGCGCCATTAAAACCGTCAAAAATGCCTGCCCAGAGATGCTTGTTATGACTGATGTAGCCTTTGACCCTTATTCCTCCTACGGACATGATGGGATTGTAGAGGACGGAGAGATCGTAAATGACGATAGCGTTGAAATACTCACGGGCATGAGCTTGAGTCACGCTGAGGCGGGAGCCGATTTTGTTGCGCCTAGCGATATGATGGACGGAAGGATTTTAAGCATCAGAGAAGCATTGGAAGATGAGGGCTATACCAATACCGGCATTATGGCCTATAGCGCAAAATATGCCAGTGCCTTCTACGGTCCGTTTAGGGATGCGTTGGATTCCGCTCCAGGATTTGGTGACAAAAAGACCTATCAAATGGATTATGCCAATAGGTTTGAGGCGATAAAGGAAACAGAAATGGATATCGATGAGGGCGCAGATATCGTAATGATTAAACCGGGACTTTGCTATCTGGATATTGTTAGGGAAATAAAAAATGAGGTAGATGTGCCGGTGGCCGTTTATCAGGTATCTGGCGAATATGCCATGGTTAAAGCAGCGGCCGAAAAAGGCTGGTTGGACCACGATGCCGTAATGATGGAACAGCTTGTCGCGATAAAAAGAGCGGGGGCCAATATCATTGCCAGTTATTTCGCTAGGGATGCAGTAAAATTATTAGGATAG